A window of Aeromicrobium sp. Root236 contains these coding sequences:
- a CDS encoding 3-oxoacyl-ACP reductase: protein MTGRIAGRTAVVTGGCSGIGLATVRRFAEEGANVVIGDVDDAKGPGIAEEVGGTYVHVDVTDKEQVDALFKTAKDTYGSVDIAFNNAGISPPDDDSILDTDLEAWKRVQDVNLTSVYLCCKAALPYMLEQGKGSIINTASFVAVMGAATSQISYSASKGGVLSMSRELGVQFAREGVRVNALCPGPVNTPLLRELFASDPERAERRLVHVPLGRFAEPEEMANAVLFLASDESSFMTASTFLVDGGISGAYVTPV from the coding sequence ATGACAGGACGCATCGCAGGCCGGACCGCCGTCGTCACGGGCGGCTGCTCGGGCATCGGCCTGGCGACCGTACGCCGCTTCGCCGAGGAGGGCGCCAACGTCGTCATCGGCGACGTGGACGACGCCAAGGGTCCGGGCATCGCCGAGGAGGTCGGCGGGACGTACGTGCACGTCGACGTCACCGACAAGGAGCAGGTCGACGCGCTGTTCAAGACCGCCAAGGACACCTACGGCTCGGTCGACATCGCGTTCAACAACGCCGGCATCTCGCCGCCGGACGACGACTCGATCCTCGACACCGACCTCGAGGCGTGGAAGCGCGTGCAGGACGTCAACCTAACGAGCGTCTACCTCTGCTGCAAGGCCGCGCTGCCGTACATGCTGGAGCAGGGCAAGGGCTCGATCATCAACACCGCGTCGTTCGTAGCGGTGATGGGTGCCGCGACCTCACAGATCTCGTACTCGGCGTCCAAGGGCGGCGTGCTGTCGATGTCGCGTGAGCTCGGCGTGCAGTTCGCGCGCGAGGGCGTGCGCGTCAACGCGCTGTGCCCCGGCCCGGTCAACACCCCGCTGCTGCGCGAGCTGTTCGCCAGCGACCCGGAGCGGGCGGAGCGCCGTCTGGTGCACGTGCCGCTGGGCCGGTTCGCCGAGCCCGAGGAGATGGCGAACGCCGTGCTGTTCCTGGCCTCCGACGAGTCGTCCTTCATGACCGCGTCGACGTTCCTCGTCGACGGCGGCATCTCCGGGGCGTACGTCACCCCGGTGTGA
- a CDS encoding alpha-amylase family glycosyl hydrolase: MTQPDWWRTAVVYEIYPRSFRDADGDGVGDLEGVRQGLPHLERLGVDAIWFTPWYVSPLADGGYDVQDYRRIDPVFGTLEQAEALISQARERGIRTIIDVVPNHVSDRHPWFVEALASPPGSDARRRFWFHPGKGPDGSEPPTHWKNNFGGDVWTRTTKPDGSPGEWYLHLFAAEQPDLNWTHPDVVREHEDILRFWFDRGVAGIRIDSAAHIMKDPALPEDDGTHALGAHPNLDRDEVHEIYRRWRAVADSYDEPRMLVGEVWLPDAGRFARYLAPDEMHTAFNFDLMTRAWDAGELRESIDLMLAAHEPVAAPCTWVLSNHDVTRPVTRYGRADSSFDFDTKAWGVPTDEVLGLRRARAAALLVAALPGSLYVYQGDELGLPEVEDLDRAELQDPMYVRTGGTSPGRDGCRVPLPWSGDRRPFGFSPEPGTKTWLTQPAGWAGLSVEAQDGDPSSTLTLYRESLLLRRAEAELRTAAMSWLDLGPSVLAFRRGDIASVTNLGSDAVALDPAWSVLLGSEPLVDGALPADATVWVRLVSP; the protein is encoded by the coding sequence ATGACCCAGCCGGACTGGTGGCGCACGGCGGTCGTCTACGAGATCTATCCGCGCAGCTTCCGGGACGCCGACGGCGACGGGGTGGGGGACCTCGAGGGCGTACGCCAGGGCCTGCCCCACCTGGAGCGCCTCGGGGTCGACGCGATCTGGTTCACGCCTTGGTACGTGTCGCCGTTGGCTGATGGCGGCTATGACGTGCAGGACTACCGGCGCATCGATCCGGTGTTCGGCACGTTGGAGCAGGCCGAGGCGCTGATCAGCCAAGCGCGGGAGCGGGGGATCCGCACGATCATCGACGTCGTGCCCAACCACGTGTCCGACCGGCACCCGTGGTTCGTCGAGGCGCTGGCTTCGCCGCCGGGCTCGGACGCGCGCCGACGGTTCTGGTTCCACCCCGGCAAGGGCCCCGACGGATCCGAGCCGCCGACGCACTGGAAGAACAACTTTGGCGGTGACGTCTGGACCCGCACGACGAAGCCGGACGGCTCGCCGGGGGAGTGGTACCTGCACCTGTTCGCCGCCGAGCAGCCCGACCTCAACTGGACGCACCCCGATGTCGTGCGGGAGCACGAGGACATCCTGAGGTTCTGGTTCGACCGCGGGGTCGCCGGGATCCGCATCGACTCGGCGGCGCACATCATGAAGGATCCGGCGCTGCCGGAGGACGACGGCACGCACGCTCTCGGCGCTCACCCCAACCTCGACCGTGACGAGGTGCACGAGATCTACCGGCGGTGGCGGGCGGTCGCCGACTCGTACGACGAACCGCGGATGCTGGTCGGCGAGGTCTGGCTGCCGGATGCCGGACGGTTCGCACGCTATCTCGCCCCCGACGAGATGCACACGGCGTTCAACTTCGACCTGATGACGCGGGCCTGGGACGCCGGGGAGCTGCGGGAGTCGATCGACCTGATGCTCGCCGCGCACGAGCCGGTCGCTGCGCCGTGCACCTGGGTGCTGTCGAACCACGACGTGACCCGGCCGGTGACCCGTTACGGTCGCGCGGACTCGTCGTTCGACTTCGACACCAAGGCGTGGGGCGTGCCGACCGACGAGGTGCTCGGCCTGCGGCGGGCGCGTGCGGCGGCGCTGCTGGTCGCGGCGCTGCCGGGGTCGCTGTACGTCTACCAGGGCGACGAGCTCGGGCTGCCGGAGGTGGAGGACCTGGACCGCGCTGAGCTGCAGGACCCGATGTACGTCCGGACGGGCGGCACGAGCCCGGGCCGCGACGGCTGCCGGGTGCCGTTGCCGTGGTCGGGCGATCGACGGCCGTTCGGGTTCTCGCCGGAGCCGGGCACGAAGACCTGGCTGACGCAGCCGGCCGGCTGGGCGGGACTGTCGGTCGAGGCACAGGACGGTGACCCGTCGTCGACCCTGACCCTCTACCGCGAGAGCCTTCTCCTGCGGCGGGCCGAGGCCGAACTGCGTACGGCCGCGATGTCGTGGCTCGACCTCGGGCCTTCGGTCCTGGCGTTCCGGCGGGGCGACATCGCCTCGGTCACCAACCTCGGGTCGGACGCCGTTGCCCTCGACCCCGCGTGGTCCGTGCTCCTCGGCAGTGAGCCGCTCGTCGACGGGGCGCTGCCGGCTGACGCGACGGTGTGGGTCCGCCTCGTGAGCCCGTAG
- a CDS encoding FAD-dependent oxidoreductase: MRTLHTDVAVIGGGLGGVAAALAVLRRGQRVVLTEQYPWLGGQLTSQGVPPDEHIWVEQFGVTAGYRALREGIRRYYRDHYPLTDLARRDLQLNPGRGRVSRLCHEPRVALAVITQMLAPHLSSGRLTILQPYAPVAAEVSDDVVGSVTLAPLHTGEEVVVEAAMVLDATETGDLLPLTGTAYVVGTESRAETGEPSAPDKADPDNVQSIAWCFAFDHEEGADHTIERPATYDYWRTYQPSFWGDTMLSFTAPHPRTLTPEVRTLHVNPKLTEGAPEDPRYDAGDSDLWEFRRIAARATFQRGAYESDIVLANWPQLDYLGGSIVDNPERERHLAAAKEQSRSFFYWLQTEAPRPDGGTGWPGLRLRGDVLGSDDGFAQAPYIRESRRIRAVKTVVEQDVSVRVRGHAGPATFDDSVGIGMYRIDLHPSTGGDNYIDVECAPFEIPLGALVPVATQNLLPAAKNIGTTHITNGAYRLHPVEWNIGESAGELATFCLERSILPRDVVSVPELVRQFQTRLVEAGVEIHWPEILGY; this comes from the coding sequence ATGAGGACTCTTCACACCGACGTCGCCGTCATCGGCGGCGGGCTCGGCGGCGTCGCGGCCGCCCTCGCGGTGCTGCGCCGCGGCCAGCGCGTCGTGCTGACCGAGCAGTACCCATGGCTCGGCGGGCAGCTCACCTCCCAGGGTGTGCCGCCCGACGAGCACATCTGGGTCGAGCAGTTCGGTGTCACCGCCGGCTACCGAGCGCTGCGCGAGGGCATCCGTCGCTACTACCGCGACCACTATCCGCTGACCGACCTCGCCCGGCGAGACCTCCAGCTCAACCCCGGGCGGGGTCGCGTCAGCAGGCTGTGCCACGAGCCGCGGGTCGCGCTCGCGGTGATCACCCAGATGCTGGCGCCCCACCTGTCGAGCGGCCGGCTCACGATCCTCCAGCCGTACGCCCCGGTGGCCGCCGAGGTGTCCGACGACGTCGTCGGCTCGGTGACGCTGGCGCCTCTCCACACCGGCGAGGAGGTCGTGGTCGAGGCAGCGATGGTGCTCGACGCGACCGAGACCGGCGACCTGCTGCCGCTGACCGGCACGGCGTACGTCGTGGGCACCGAGTCGCGCGCCGAGACCGGCGAGCCGAGCGCGCCCGACAAGGCTGACCCCGACAACGTGCAGTCGATCGCCTGGTGCTTCGCGTTCGACCACGAGGAGGGCGCCGACCACACGATCGAGCGGCCCGCGACCTACGACTACTGGCGGACCTACCAGCCGTCGTTCTGGGGCGACACGATGCTGTCGTTCACCGCGCCGCACCCACGCACCCTCACCCCAGAGGTGCGCACGCTTCACGTCAATCCCAAGCTGACCGAGGGAGCGCCCGAGGACCCGCGCTACGACGCGGGCGACAGCGACCTCTGGGAGTTCCGGCGGATCGCCGCACGGGCGACGTTCCAGCGCGGCGCGTACGAGAGCGACATCGTGCTCGCCAACTGGCCACAGCTCGACTACCTCGGCGGCTCGATCGTCGACAACCCGGAGCGCGAGCGGCACCTCGCCGCGGCCAAGGAGCAGTCGAGGTCGTTCTTCTACTGGCTGCAGACCGAGGCGCCGCGTCCCGACGGCGGCACGGGCTGGCCGGGACTGCGGCTGCGCGGGGACGTGCTCGGCAGCGACGACGGCTTCGCCCAGGCGCCCTACATCCGGGAGTCGCGACGCATCCGCGCCGTGAAGACCGTGGTGGAGCAGGACGTCTCGGTTCGCGTACGCGGTCACGCCGGCCCGGCGACGTTCGACGACTCGGTCGGCATCGGGATGTACCGGATCGACCTGCATCCCTCGACGGGCGGCGACAACTACATCGACGTCGAGTGCGCACCGTTCGAGATCCCGCTGGGTGCCCTGGTGCCCGTGGCGACCCAGAACCTGTTGCCGGCCGCCAAGAACATCGGCACGACACACATCACCAACGGTGCCTACCGGCTGCATCCCGTCGAGTGGAACATCGGCGAGTCCGCCGGTGAGCTCGCGACGTTCTGCCTGGAGCGATCGATTCTTCCGAGAGATGTCGTCTCGGTACCCGAGCTGGTCCGCCAGTTCCAAACCCGCCTCGTCGAGGCGGGGGTTGAAATCCATTGGCCCGAGATCCTCGGCTACTGA
- a CDS encoding carbohydrate ABC transporter permease — protein sequence MRTETAPRIELPRVIQPRVRTRDRAAIVRRIALYAALVVMALPFAVPTIWMIASSFKPLSEIFASPPTIFTDSPTLDGYREAFDFQPFARQYFNSVYIAVLVTMITMFVSSLAGYAFARIKFPGQNLLFLVVLIGLLVPSEVTIVPLFQMFKDLGMINTHWPLILVTSLAAPCVLATFIMRQFFIALPGELEEAARLDGLGQVGIWWRIFLPLAKPALSAVAILTFLASWNLYLEPTVYITSPDLFTLPQALTRYTDAYGGEMWNTQLAAATMTVAPVLAVFLIAQKQFVEGLAHSGLKG from the coding sequence ATGAGGACTGAGACCGCGCCGCGGATCGAGCTGCCTCGCGTCATCCAGCCGCGCGTACGCACGCGGGATCGCGCCGCGATCGTCCGGCGGATCGCGCTCTACGCCGCACTGGTCGTCATGGCCCTGCCGTTCGCGGTGCCGACGATCTGGATGATCGCGTCGTCGTTCAAGCCGCTGAGCGAGATCTTCGCGTCACCGCCGACGATCTTCACCGACTCGCCGACCCTCGACGGTTACCGCGAGGCGTTCGACTTCCAGCCCTTCGCGCGGCAGTACTTCAACAGCGTCTACATCGCGGTGCTCGTCACGATGATCACGATGTTCGTCTCGAGCCTCGCCGGCTACGCGTTCGCGCGCATCAAGTTCCCCGGCCAGAACCTGCTGTTCCTGGTGGTGCTGATCGGGCTGCTGGTGCCGAGCGAGGTGACGATCGTGCCGCTGTTCCAGATGTTCAAGGACCTCGGCATGATCAACACCCACTGGCCCCTGATCCTGGTCACCTCGCTGGCGGCGCCCTGCGTGCTGGCGACGTTCATCATGCGCCAGTTCTTCATCGCGCTGCCCGGTGAGCTCGAGGAGGCCGCGCGGCTCGACGGCCTGGGCCAGGTCGGCATCTGGTGGCGCATCTTCCTGCCACTGGCCAAGCCCGCTCTCTCCGCCGTCGCGATCCTGACGTTCCTCGCCTCGTGGAACCTCTACCTCGAGCCGACGGTCTACATCACGTCGCCCGACCTGTTCACGCTCCCGCAGGCGCTCACGCGCTACACCGATGCGTACGGCGGCGAGATGTGGAACACCCAGCTTGCCGCGGCGACCATGACGGTGGCGCCCGTCCTGGCGGTGTTCCTGATCGCGCAGAAGCAGTTCGTCGAAGGGCTGGCGCACTCCGGGCTCAAGGGATGA
- a CDS encoding aldehyde dehydrogenase, translating into MSNTYTVVNPATEQAVVEVEMADLAATDAAIARAAEAFPRWRDVAPGEKARLLRRFAQLVDEHVEELAELEVRNSGHTWGNATWEAGNVRDVLNYYSAAPERLTGHQIPVAGGIDVTFHEPLGVVGIIVPWNFPMPIAGWGFAPALAAGNTVVLKPAELTPLTAIRLGELGLEAGLPEGVFTVIPGKGSVVGERFVTHPAVRKVCFTGSTEVGKKIMAGCADQVKRVTLELGGKSANIVFADADLAKAAASAPSAVFDNAGQDCCARSRILVERSAYDEFVSLLEPAVKGIKVLDPSDRTSEMGPLISAGQQATVKGFVDEVDVAFSGSAPQGAGYWFAPTVVLADDPQQRIWREEVFGPVVAVMPFDDEAQAVQLANDTEFGLSGSIFTRDVGRALRVSRAVESGALSVNSHSSVRYWTPFGGFKQSGIGRELGPDAPHSFTDVKNIFISND; encoded by the coding sequence TTGAGCAACACGTACACCGTCGTCAACCCGGCGACGGAGCAAGCGGTCGTCGAGGTCGAGATGGCTGACCTGGCGGCCACCGACGCCGCGATCGCACGGGCCGCGGAGGCATTTCCGCGCTGGCGTGACGTCGCACCCGGCGAGAAGGCCAGGCTGCTGCGCCGCTTCGCGCAGCTCGTCGACGAGCACGTCGAGGAGCTCGCCGAGCTCGAGGTCCGCAACTCCGGGCACACCTGGGGCAACGCGACCTGGGAGGCCGGCAACGTCCGCGACGTCCTCAACTACTACTCGGCCGCACCCGAGCGTCTGACCGGGCACCAGATCCCGGTCGCCGGCGGCATCGACGTGACGTTCCACGAGCCGCTCGGCGTCGTCGGGATCATCGTGCCGTGGAACTTCCCGATGCCGATCGCGGGCTGGGGCTTCGCGCCGGCGCTGGCCGCGGGCAACACCGTGGTGCTCAAGCCCGCGGAGCTGACGCCGCTGACCGCGATCCGGCTCGGTGAGCTGGGTCTCGAGGCCGGGCTGCCGGAGGGTGTCTTCACGGTGATCCCGGGCAAGGGCTCGGTCGTCGGCGAGCGGTTCGTGACCCACCCGGCCGTACGCAAGGTGTGCTTCACCGGCTCCACCGAGGTCGGCAAGAAGATCATGGCGGGCTGCGCCGACCAGGTGAAGCGGGTGACGCTGGAGCTGGGCGGCAAGAGCGCCAACATCGTGTTCGCGGACGCCGACCTCGCCAAGGCAGCGGCGTCGGCGCCGTCGGCGGTGTTCGACAACGCCGGGCAGGACTGCTGCGCGCGTTCGCGGATCCTCGTGGAGCGGTCGGCGTACGACGAGTTCGTCTCGCTGCTCGAGCCGGCGGTCAAGGGCATCAAGGTGCTCGACCCGTCGGACCGTACGAGTGAGATGGGGCCGCTGATCTCGGCGGGCCAGCAGGCCACCGTCAAGGGTTTCGTCGACGAGGTCGACGTGGCGTTCTCCGGGTCGGCGCCGCAGGGTGCGGGCTACTGGTTCGCGCCGACCGTCGTGCTGGCGGACGACCCGCAGCAGCGGATCTGGCGCGAGGAGGTCTTCGGCCCGGTCGTCGCGGTGATGCCGTTCGACGACGAGGCGCAGGCCGTGCAGCTGGCCAACGACACCGAGTTCGGGCTGTCCGGCTCGATCTTCACCCGGGACGTCGGCCGGGCGCTGCGGGTGTCGCGGGCCGTCGAGTCCGGAGCGTTGAGCGTCAACTCGCACTCGTCGGTGCGCTACTGGACGCCGTTCGGCGGCTTCAAGCAGTCCGGCATCGGTCGCGAGCTCGGCCCGGACGCCCCGCACTCCTTCACCGACGTCAAGAACATCTTCATCTCGAACGACTAA
- a CDS encoding glutamine synthetase family protein, with product MTQRHPHLLSLEQLRVQIEEGDIDTVIVAFTDMQGRLQGKRLHGQYFLDFVVEAGTEGCNYLLSVDVDMNTVDGYEMSSWDKGYGDMEFALDFDTIRVLTHLPATAMIQCDLVWLDHQPVVQSPRTILKAQLAKAADAGFTALAGTELEFILFDTTYEAAWSSGYQDLTPANQYNIDYSIVGTTRVEPLLRDIRNTMYAAGMNVEGAKGECNFGQHEIGFLYDEALVTADNHAVYKTAAKEIASAHGKALTFMAKYNEREGNSCHIHLSLRNTDGGIAFWDGDARTPTYDRFIAGILATMRDFTLLYAPNINSYKRFAGGSFAPTTIAWGLDNRTCAVRLVGKGPSARLENRVPGGDTNPYLALAAMVAGGLYGIDHELELEPEQTGNAYASDKPKVPTTLREAREAWHGSAIAREVFGDEVVDHYTNMADVELAAFDAAVTDWELRRGFERM from the coding sequence ATGACCCAGCGACACCCCCACCTGCTGAGCCTCGAGCAGCTGCGCGTGCAGATCGAGGAGGGCGACATCGACACCGTCATCGTCGCGTTCACCGACATGCAGGGCCGGTTGCAGGGCAAGCGGCTGCACGGGCAGTACTTCCTCGACTTCGTCGTCGAGGCGGGCACCGAGGGCTGCAACTACCTGCTGAGCGTCGACGTCGACATGAACACGGTCGACGGCTACGAGATGTCGTCGTGGGACAAGGGCTACGGCGACATGGAGTTCGCCCTCGACTTCGACACGATCCGGGTCCTGACGCACCTGCCCGCGACCGCGATGATCCAGTGCGACCTCGTCTGGCTCGACCACCAGCCGGTCGTCCAGTCGCCGCGCACGATCCTCAAGGCGCAGCTCGCCAAGGCCGCCGACGCCGGCTTCACGGCACTCGCCGGCACCGAGCTCGAGTTCATCCTGTTCGACACGACGTACGAAGCGGCGTGGTCGAGCGGCTACCAGGACCTGACGCCGGCCAACCAGTACAACATCGACTACTCGATCGTCGGGACGACGCGGGTCGAGCCGCTGCTGCGCGACATCCGCAACACGATGTACGCCGCGGGTATGAACGTCGAGGGCGCCAAGGGCGAGTGCAACTTCGGCCAGCACGAGATCGGCTTCCTCTACGACGAGGCACTCGTGACCGCCGACAACCACGCGGTCTACAAGACCGCCGCCAAGGAGATCGCCTCGGCGCACGGCAAGGCGCTGACGTTCATGGCGAAGTACAACGAGCGCGAGGGCAACTCCTGCCACATCCACCTGTCGCTGCGGAACACCGACGGCGGCATCGCGTTCTGGGACGGCGACGCGCGCACACCGACGTACGACCGGTTCATCGCCGGGATCCTGGCGACGATGCGGGACTTCACCCTGCTCTACGCGCCCAACATCAACTCCTACAAGCGGTTCGCCGGTGGCTCGTTCGCCCCGACGACGATCGCCTGGGGCCTGGACAACCGGACCTGTGCCGTACGCCTGGTCGGCAAGGGTCCGTCGGCGCGCCTCGAGAACCGCGTGCCGGGTGGCGACACGAACCCCTATCTCGCCCTCGCCGCGATGGTGGCCGGTGGCCTGTACGGCATCGACCACGAGCTGGAGCTCGAGCCTGAGCAGACCGGCAACGCGTACGCCTCCGACAAGCCCAAGGTGCCGACGACGCTGCGCGAGGCCCGGGAGGCCTGGCACGGATCGGCGATCGCCCGCGAGGTGTTCGGCGACGAGGTCGTGGACCACTACACCAACATGGCCGACGTCGAGCTCGCCGCGTTCGACGCCGCCGTGACCGACTGGGAGCTGCGCCGCGGCTTCGAGAGAATGTAA
- a CDS encoding carbohydrate ABC transporter permease has product MTTRSGARGASVDAPLGAPARTKRFWTLSRRDALTGYLFIAPQLLGVLVFVIFPVGLAIYYSLNDWNVFTGDLDFVGGENYAQLLDDPQLPKVLAATAIFSIGVVVLNIALGLGLAVMLNRKFRGVTFFRTLFFSPVVVSVVAWTLVWGFLLQDNGGINGVLEQVGIPGPNWLQSGDTAMVAVVITQVVRSVGVNMVLFLSALQGVPSELHEAARIDGASNRKIFTRITLPLISPTLLLTAIITIVGALQAFAQIAVLTKGGPELSTTVLVYYVFQQAFSFNDIGYGSTLALMLLTFVMILTVLQWQLRRKWVFYED; this is encoded by the coding sequence GTGACCACCCGCTCGGGGGCCAGGGGGGCATCGGTCGATGCCCCCCTGGGGGCGCCGGCGCGCACGAAGCGGTTCTGGACGCTGTCGCGCCGCGACGCGCTGACGGGCTACCTCTTCATCGCGCCACAGCTCCTCGGCGTGCTGGTCTTCGTGATCTTCCCGGTCGGCCTCGCGATCTACTACAGCCTCAACGACTGGAACGTCTTCACCGGCGACCTCGACTTCGTCGGTGGCGAGAACTACGCGCAGCTGCTCGACGACCCGCAGCTGCCCAAGGTCCTCGCCGCGACGGCCATCTTCTCGATCGGTGTCGTGGTGCTCAACATCGCCCTCGGCCTCGGCCTCGCGGTCATGCTCAACCGGAAGTTCCGCGGGGTGACGTTCTTCCGCACGCTGTTCTTCTCACCCGTGGTCGTGTCGGTCGTCGCCTGGACGTTGGTGTGGGGCTTCCTGCTGCAGGACAACGGCGGCATCAACGGCGTCCTCGAGCAGGTGGGGATCCCGGGCCCCAACTGGCTGCAGAGCGGCGACACCGCGATGGTCGCGGTCGTCATCACCCAGGTCGTCCGCAGCGTCGGCGTCAACATGGTGCTGTTCCTGTCGGCGCTGCAAGGCGTGCCCAGCGAGCTCCACGAGGCGGCCCGCATCGACGGCGCCAGCAACCGCAAGATCTTCACCCGGATCACCCTGCCGCTGATCTCGCCGACCCTGCTGCTGACCGCGATCATCACGATCGTCGGCGCCCTGCAGGCGTTCGCCCAGATCGCAGTGCTGACCAAGGGCGGTCCGGAGCTGTCGACGACGGTGCTCGTCTACTACGTCTTCCAGCAGGCGTTCTCGTTCAACGACATCGGCTACGGCTCGACGCTGGCGCTCATGCTGCTGACGTTCGTCATGATCCTGACGGTGCTGCAGTGGCAGCTCCGCAGAAAGTGGGTCTTCTATGAGGACTGA
- a CDS encoding sugar ABC transporter substrate-binding protein encodes MKTTKKLVRVAALAAAVAMVASACSGSDSGGGESGPNSVKLRMTVWTADEAQLALFNKIADAYKADHKEIKSITFDSLPFPEYNTTLTTQIAGGNSPDLAWMGDLSKDLIASDALVPLTDKLKDTKGWNYDDLLGSVTSEYTEDGKLYAYPFSNSPFGLYVNKDLLAKAKAKIDPANLTWDQVSKVGAAVNKATGKGGFVIRDFDFANWQTLATVWTGFGASAWSKDGKTCEFDSDKMVDAFQFLHDAVYVDKSMPGPGTTADFFAGDSAFTVAQVSRASLLDGSFKYDIYPLPAGPAGKASVLGQAGVGVLKSSKHVDEATDFLAYLTNPENAAKLAQFFPPPRTSLLSGKTLAANNPKLNAAQLQSVVVDQLADAVTLPNHTSPAEIAQKGKTALDAMWKPGADVKKVLTSVCSAIDPLLAK; translated from the coding sequence ATGAAGACAACGAAGAAGCTGGTCAGGGTCGCTGCCCTGGCTGCTGCCGTCGCGATGGTGGCGTCCGCGTGCAGCGGCTCCGACTCCGGTGGCGGCGAGTCCGGCCCCAACAGTGTGAAGCTCCGCATGACGGTCTGGACCGCTGACGAGGCGCAGCTCGCGCTGTTCAACAAGATCGCCGACGCCTACAAGGCTGACCACAAGGAGATCAAGTCGATCACGTTCGACAGCCTGCCGTTCCCGGAGTACAACACGACGCTGACGACCCAGATCGCCGGTGGCAACTCGCCGGACCTGGCGTGGATGGGCGACCTCTCCAAGGACCTCATCGCGTCGGACGCCCTCGTGCCGCTGACGGACAAGCTCAAGGACACGAAGGGCTGGAACTACGACGACCTGCTCGGCAGCGTCACGTCGGAGTACACCGAGGACGGCAAGCTGTACGCCTACCCGTTCAGCAACTCGCCGTTCGGCCTCTACGTCAACAAGGACCTGCTCGCCAAGGCCAAGGCGAAGATTGACCCGGCCAACCTGACGTGGGACCAGGTCTCCAAGGTCGGCGCCGCGGTCAACAAGGCCACCGGCAAGGGCGGCTTCGTGATCCGCGACTTCGACTTCGCCAACTGGCAGACCCTGGCGACGGTCTGGACCGGCTTCGGCGCCTCGGCGTGGAGCAAGGACGGCAAGACGTGTGAGTTCGACAGCGACAAGATGGTCGACGCGTTCCAGTTCCTGCACGACGCGGTCTACGTCGACAAGTCGATGCCCGGACCGGGCACCACAGCTGACTTCTTCGCCGGCGACTCGGCCTTCACCGTCGCCCAGGTGTCACGCGCCTCGCTCCTCGACGGCTCCTTCAAGTACGACATCTACCCGCTGCCCGCTGGTCCGGCAGGCAAGGCGTCGGTGCTCGGGCAGGCCGGTGTCGGTGTGCTCAAGTCCAGCAAGCACGTGGACGAGGCGACCGACTTCCTCGCGTACCTGACGAACCCGGAGAACGCCGCCAAGCTCGCCCAGTTCTTCCCGCCGCCGCGCACCTCGCTGCTGTCGGGCAAGACCCTCGCCGCGAACAACCCGAAGCTCAATGCCGCACAGCTGCAGAGCGTCGTCGTGGACCAGCTGGCTGACGCAGTGACCCTGCCCAACCACACCAGCCCGGCCGAGATCGCCCAGAAGGGCAAGACCGCGCTCGACGCGATGTGGAAGCCCGGCGCCGACGTCAAGAAGGTGCTGACCTCGGTCTGCTCCGCGATCGATCCGCTGCTCGCGAAGTGA
- a CDS encoding FadR/GntR family transcriptional regulator: MAETDDAVVDAQDDLAAAVLRPLRAHHAFESCVEMLATSIRLGIYPDGSTLPPERELAERMGVSRSTLREAIGALRDAGLLTTRRGRGGGSVVEFHPEEPGASTKLERPRDELLDALEFRRIVEPGAAHAAATRTLTEAQTELLRASLERVSSAAGKAVHRQADAQFHLAIASLTESPLLIDAVTSVQVRLHEMLGAIPVLDRNIDHSRQQHAAIVEAILAGDATKARRVMESHCDDTAALLRGLM; this comes from the coding sequence ATGGCGGAGACCGACGACGCCGTCGTGGACGCGCAGGACGACCTCGCGGCCGCCGTCCTCCGCCCGCTCCGCGCGCATCACGCGTTCGAGTCGTGCGTCGAGATGCTCGCGACGTCGATCCGCCTCGGCATCTATCCCGACGGCAGCACGCTGCCGCCCGAGCGCGAGCTCGCCGAGCGCATGGGTGTGTCCCGCTCGACGCTCCGCGAGGCGATCGGCGCCCTGCGCGACGCCGGCCTGCTGACCACCCGGCGAGGGCGCGGCGGCGGCAGCGTCGTCGAGTTCCACCCGGAGGAGCCCGGTGCCTCGACCAAGCTCGAGCGCCCCCGCGACGAGCTGCTTGACGCGCTCGAGTTCCGCCGGATCGTCGAGCCCGGAGCCGCGCACGCGGCCGCCACACGTACGTTGACCGAGGCGCAGACCGAGCTGCTCCGGGCGTCGCTGGAGCGGGTCAGTTCGGCCGCCGGCAAGGCCGTGCACCGCCAGGCCGACGCCCAGTTCCACCTCGCGATCGCGTCGCTGACCGAGTCGCCGCTGCTGATCGACGCCGTGACGAGCGTGCAGGTCCGGCTGCACGAGATGCTCGGCGCGATCCCGGTCCTCGACCGCAACATCGACCACTCGCGCCAGCAGCACGCCGCGATCGTGGAAGCCATCCTCGCCGGCGACGCCACCAAGGCGCGGCGGGTCATGGAGAGTCACTGCGACGACACCGCAGCCCTGCTCCGGGGGCTCATGTGA